In Hallerella succinigenes, the following are encoded in one genomic region:
- a CDS encoding terminase gpP N-terminus-related DNA-binding protein — MSRKTTDTTLRDSFLERIKKPGCPSVKTIAEEMNLPKATLYSWIAAERQRKRQGVSMSKKSAKRSALTKFSLVAKSEGMTPEELEKFCAENGVSFAELQSWRDLSLSAMENSGDGNVMSVKQHEDEVAKLKAELARKEKALAEAAALLILQKKTSAILGPEK; from the coding sequence ATGTCCAGAAAAACTACCGATACAACACTCAGGGATTCATTTCTTGAGCGAATAAAGAAGCCGGGATGCCCGTCTGTCAAGACCATCGCCGAAGAAATGAACCTGCCAAAAGCTACATTGTACTCATGGATTGCTGCGGAACGGCAACGCAAACGTCAGGGAGTCTCCATGAGCAAGAAATCGGCAAAAAGATCCGCACTCACCAAGTTCAGCCTCGTCGCAAAATCTGAGGGCATGACACCAGAGGAACTCGAAAAGTTCTGTGCCGAAAACGGGGTTTCTTTTGCAGAACTCCAGTCCTGGAGAGACCTTTCTCTTTCCGCAATGGAGAACTCTGGTGACGGAAACGTGATGTCCGTAAAACAGCATGAGGATGAAGTTGCCAAGCTCAAGGCGGAACTTGCACGCAAGGAAAAAGCACTTGCCGAAGCAGCCGCACTCCTGATTCTTCAAAAAAAAACTTCGGCAATATTGGGACCGGAAAAGTAG